One window from the genome of Cryobacterium sp. GrIS_2_6 encodes:
- a CDS encoding M50 family metallopeptidase produces the protein MDLLLGFWERVTARNDVLPLIPAWLAIAAAAAIVLVPVLWRACRNVVTIAHEGGHALVATLGGRQLDGIRLHSDTSGLTVSRGKPRGLGMVLTLLAGYSSPALLGLGAAWLLSLGYSVGLLWLLLAALALLLIQVRNWFGLWSVLATATVIFAVTWFGSAFMQSVFALLVTAFLLLGAVRTVLELQGSRSRRGGTASDADQLARLTHVPGLLWVGVFLIITIACAVLGAGLVGMAG, from the coding sequence ATGGATCTACTGCTCGGCTTCTGGGAACGTGTCACGGCCAGGAATGATGTACTCCCCCTCATCCCCGCCTGGCTCGCCATCGCCGCCGCGGCCGCCATCGTGCTCGTCCCCGTGCTGTGGCGGGCCTGCAGGAATGTGGTCACCATCGCGCACGAGGGCGGCCACGCGCTCGTCGCGACCCTCGGCGGCCGGCAGCTCGACGGCATCCGGCTACACTCTGACACGTCGGGGCTCACCGTCAGCCGGGGCAAACCCCGCGGACTCGGAATGGTACTGACCCTGCTCGCCGGCTACTCCTCGCCCGCACTGCTCGGACTCGGTGCGGCCTGGCTCCTGAGCCTGGGGTATTCGGTCGGACTGCTCTGGCTCCTGCTCGCGGCCCTCGCCCTGCTTCTCATCCAGGTGCGCAACTGGTTCGGACTCTGGTCCGTGCTCGCGACGGCCACGGTGATCTTCGCGGTCACCTGGTTCGGTTCCGCGTTCATGCAGAGCGTCTTCGCCCTGCTCGTGACGGCATTCCTCCTGCTCGGCGCCGTACGCACGGTGCTTGAGCTTCAAGGATCACGCTCCCGCCGCGGCGGCACGGCCTCGGATGCCGACCAGCTCGCCCGCCTCACGCACGTCCCCGGCCTGCTCTGGGTGGGCGTCTTCCTCATCATCACGATCGCGTGTGCGGTGCTCGGCGCCGGTCTTGTCGGAATGGCCGGCTGA
- a CDS encoding site-specific integrase has translation MTNEILPLGSPLTLVQVALIEAALIESQAPNTRRTYRSAMRGFVVWCQANGQPSLPTNPAVCAAFLVELAESKSMSTITVTVAAIRDAHLSGGHRDPTDSRGVKTTMAGLRRRLGTAPLHQARAFDVPELKRILAPIDRETVAGKRDAALILLAFASAMRRSELVALTRADLHLSPEGIRISIRRSKADQDGAGAVIGVPAGRHAATDPLRALRQWLGVRGESKSDLVFARVSRTGVVLAGGLTGQSVNAILQSRSAAAGVELDGLSAHSTRASHITQASKAGVPIEQIMRTSRHASVAVALGYIRGATAIQDSSAGSLGL, from the coding sequence ATGACCAACGAAATCTTGCCGCTCGGCTCACCTCTCACGCTCGTACAGGTGGCGCTCATCGAAGCCGCGCTCATCGAATCCCAGGCACCCAACACGCGGCGGACCTATCGCTCGGCGATGCGTGGTTTCGTCGTCTGGTGCCAGGCGAACGGTCAGCCGAGCTTGCCGACTAACCCCGCCGTGTGTGCAGCGTTTCTTGTCGAGCTCGCCGAGTCCAAATCTATGTCCACCATCACGGTTACGGTCGCGGCAATCCGGGACGCCCACCTGTCCGGCGGCCACCGGGACCCAACCGACTCGCGCGGCGTGAAGACGACAATGGCCGGCTTGCGACGCAGACTCGGGACCGCACCGCTCCATCAGGCGCGGGCCTTCGACGTACCCGAGCTCAAGAGGATCCTCGCGCCCATCGACCGTGAGACCGTTGCCGGCAAGCGGGACGCGGCGCTGATTCTCCTCGCCTTCGCTTCGGCGATGCGCCGGAGTGAGCTGGTGGCCCTGACCCGCGCCGACCTGCACCTCTCGCCCGAGGGCATCCGCATCAGCATCCGTCGCTCGAAAGCCGACCAGGACGGAGCCGGTGCGGTCATCGGCGTGCCGGCTGGGCGTCACGCCGCGACGGATCCGCTGCGCGCGTTGAGGCAGTGGCTCGGTGTCCGCGGTGAGTCCAAAAGTGACCTCGTCTTCGCCAGGGTTAGCCGTACCGGAGTTGTGCTGGCAGGTGGCCTGACGGGGCAAAGCGTCAACGCGATATTGCAGAGCCGGTCGGCCGCGGCGGGGGTTGAGCTGGATGGTTTGTCGGCCCACTCCACGCGCGCATCGCATATCACTCAAGCCTCAAAGGCCGGGGTCCCGATAGAGCAGATCATGAGGACATCGCGCCACGCGAGTGTAGCCGTGGCCCTGGGCTATATCCGTGGGGCCACAGCGATTCAGGACTCTTCGGCCGGCTCGTTGGGGCTCTGA
- a CDS encoding methyltransferase produces the protein MTIPLSHSIVQLAISLGAADAGGPLTKAESELIAEASESPAPSAEVAFEARDQLLAGGDPLGKLFYALRDAAERRGSGTVYTPDEIVEPMVEWTLRQKPDRVVDAGCGSGRYTASLLRHNPAMPVIAIDLDPLATIMTRATVAVLAKADCLVVQGDFTRAQLPKFGGRTAFVGNPPYLRHHQLPAVSKAWAQKAAAILGHKVSGLAGLHVYFFLATGLLGKKGDVGCYVTSAEWLDVNYGSVVRSLLTETLGGEQIHVIDPEAEPFEGTQTTAAVTTFRIGSPVESIGFRTVPTLAALGALSDTGNPVAYARLVEASRWSTFIRTRTLVPEGSIELGELVRVHRGAVTGANAVWVSRGGSGLPESVLFPSITKARELFAAGSTLTTSDGLRDVIDIPTDLDLLDEAERKTIDKFLRGARKLSAHSGYVARNRKAWWAVGLRAPAPVLATYMARRPPAFVLNEVGARHINIAHGLYPRQELGETVLRNLALALNSSVVLGQGRTYSGGLTKFEPREMERLPIPNLATLRNYDAFTSAMGSNATID, from the coding sequence GTGACAATTCCCCTCTCCCACAGCATCGTGCAGCTCGCCATTTCTCTGGGCGCCGCCGACGCTGGTGGCCCGCTGACGAAGGCGGAGAGCGAGCTAATCGCGGAGGCTTCCGAGTCACCTGCACCCTCTGCCGAGGTCGCATTCGAGGCGCGCGACCAGCTCCTTGCCGGTGGCGACCCGCTCGGGAAACTCTTCTATGCGCTCCGCGATGCCGCAGAGCGACGGGGGAGTGGGACCGTCTACACCCCCGATGAAATTGTCGAGCCGATGGTCGAATGGACTTTGCGCCAGAAGCCCGACCGCGTGGTGGATGCAGGTTGTGGTTCCGGCCGTTACACCGCTTCCCTCCTCCGCCACAACCCAGCGATGCCGGTCATCGCGATTGATTTGGACCCCCTCGCGACCATCATGACGCGCGCAACGGTGGCGGTGCTCGCGAAGGCCGACTGCCTCGTTGTCCAGGGCGATTTCACGCGCGCTCAACTCCCCAAATTTGGCGGCCGGACGGCGTTCGTCGGCAACCCTCCTTACCTTCGTCACCACCAGCTGCCGGCGGTATCGAAGGCTTGGGCGCAGAAGGCTGCGGCCATCCTCGGGCACAAAGTCAGTGGGCTGGCCGGGCTGCACGTGTACTTTTTCTTGGCCACTGGCCTGCTGGGCAAGAAGGGGGATGTCGGCTGCTATGTGACCTCCGCCGAGTGGCTTGACGTGAACTACGGGTCCGTCGTCCGAAGCCTTCTGACAGAGACCCTCGGCGGCGAGCAGATCCATGTGATTGATCCGGAGGCCGAGCCCTTCGAAGGCACGCAAACGACGGCTGCCGTGACGACCTTCCGCATCGGTTCGCCGGTCGAATCAATCGGCTTTCGCACCGTGCCGACTCTCGCCGCCCTTGGGGCGCTCAGCGATACCGGAAACCCGGTCGCCTATGCGCGTCTGGTCGAGGCCAGCCGCTGGTCAACCTTCATCCGCACTCGAACACTCGTACCTGAGGGCTCCATCGAATTGGGCGAGCTCGTCAGAGTGCATCGGGGCGCTGTAACTGGTGCGAACGCCGTCTGGGTATCCCGCGGTGGATCTGGGTTGCCCGAGTCGGTACTCTTTCCGTCCATCACGAAGGCGCGGGAGCTCTTCGCTGCTGGCAGTACGCTCACGACTTCCGACGGTCTTCGGGACGTTATAGATATCCCGACCGACTTGGACCTTCTCGACGAAGCCGAGCGCAAGACTATCGACAAGTTCTTGAGGGGAGCTCGGAAGCTCTCAGCGCACTCTGGGTACGTCGCCCGAAATCGGAAAGCCTGGTGGGCGGTCGGTCTGCGCGCTCCTGCGCCGGTGCTCGCCACTTACATGGCGCGCAGGCCGCCGGCCTTTGTCCTCAATGAGGTCGGGGCTCGGCACATAAATATTGCCCACGGGCTCTACCCGCGCCAGGAACTCGGCGAGACCGTGCTGCGCAACCTGGCTTTGGCGTTGAACTCCTCCGTTGTTTTGGGCCAGGGCCGCACCTACTCGGGGGGTCTAACGAAATTCGAACCGCGGGAGATGGAGCGGCTGCCGATCCCGAACCTCGCTACGCTCAGAAACTATGACGCTTTTACCTCCGCAATGGGATCCAACGCAACTATCGACTGA
- a CDS encoding XamI family restriction endonuclease encodes MQEPLEEYSRHFQEAREIVEDLLESSIDLVSLETNATTYLLDADVRTAVRYLTGPPISEADLKTVAEVRLSATAFRNDPEASTRAIDIIRLGLDSNRFPWVSEGREPTEAERAAAVISTSALMAARKVLTARANESKGAQEQMVKDALLAAKFTEVHTRRIPTLVQAPNRGEFCGESEFGSRKADIIVRLWDDRVLALECKVSNSSTNSVKRLNNDAAAKATAWINEFGTRQVVPGAMLGGVFKLKNLVDAQAAGLSIWWAHDLETLTEWIEGTRVP; translated from the coding sequence ATGCAAGAGCCGCTTGAGGAGTATTCCAGGCACTTCCAAGAAGCCAGGGAAATCGTCGAAGATCTGCTGGAGTCGTCAATTGACCTCGTTTCGCTCGAGACCAATGCAACGACGTATCTCCTCGATGCAGATGTGCGTACCGCCGTTCGCTATCTCACCGGCCCGCCAATTTCAGAGGCTGACCTAAAGACAGTTGCCGAGGTCCGGCTCTCGGCGACCGCATTTCGCAATGACCCGGAGGCGTCAACCCGCGCGATAGACATCATCCGGCTTGGATTGGATAGCAATCGGTTTCCATGGGTCTCTGAGGGTCGAGAGCCGACAGAAGCAGAACGGGCAGCCGCGGTCATATCTACCTCAGCGCTCATGGCTGCACGCAAAGTGCTCACCGCGCGAGCCAATGAGTCCAAGGGTGCTCAGGAACAGATGGTAAAAGACGCACTGCTCGCCGCGAAATTCACGGAGGTCCACACCCGCCGAATTCCAACCTTGGTCCAGGCTCCGAACCGCGGGGAGTTTTGCGGCGAGTCCGAGTTCGGCTCCCGTAAGGCGGACATCATCGTGCGCCTTTGGGATGACAGGGTTCTTGCTCTTGAATGCAAGGTCAGTAACTCGAGTACCAATTCCGTCAAACGCCTCAATAACGACGCCGCCGCGAAGGCGACGGCTTGGATCAATGAATTCGGAACTCGCCAGGTGGTTCCCGGCGCCATGCTCGGCGGCGTGTTCAAGTTGAAGAATCTCGTGGATGCCCAGGCCGCTGGCCTCTCAATTTGGTGGGCACATGACCTAGAAACGCTTACGGAGTGGATTGAGGGAACTCGCGTGCCATAG